In the Plodia interpunctella isolate USDA-ARS_2022_Savannah chromosome 6, ilPloInte3.2, whole genome shotgun sequence genome, one interval contains:
- the LOC128670961 gene encoding proton-coupled folate transporter-like isoform X2: MSANEKKLSPEEEPLKEDAAKKTKKTLSEHIRYIKTNITVEPVLAGLIIPSMLSRLAIQNLNLDKACRVKLDLGDEICDALVEKRDNYSLSHYEGDVQRIISEIESWRSIIQTAIPTLLVIFMGAWSDRTGNRKLCILMPLFGELFVALSNILSTFYFREVSVEVTMFLESIFPAITGGWVMVYLGVFSYISDITTEESRTFRVGLANLCMTAGVPLGTALSGILLKLWGYYGIFFLSSVIYIANIIYALKRLKSNSKPSTTDTEKKNPPTFKDLTSMVKETIAVAFKKREGNFRKKIIVTLAIVTIIYGPNHGERIITYMYVRYRLRWDALKYSMYSTYSIIMHSIGALFSISVFSKRLGYHDSNLCLISVVSKLVGSVYIAFVQTDVQMYLVPIVEILNATTFTSLRSLASKLVPNEESGKMNSLFSLVETLGALMFDPTYSTIYSHTVNKFTGTVYIFSAVMTLPVIAMLMVEFTQS; the protein is encoded by the exons ATGTCTGCCAATGAGAAGAAACTGTCTCCGGAAGAAGAACCATTGAAGGAAGATGCagcaaaaaaaacaaaaaagacgTTATCTGAACACATCAGATACATCAAAACTAATATAACGGTGGAACCTGTATTAGCCGGCTTAATTATACCATCAATGCTTTCAAGATTAGCGATCCAAAATCTCAACTTAGACAAAGCTTGCAGAGTAAAACTGGATTTGGGAGACGAAATTTGTGATGCTTTAGTTGAAAAAAGAGATAATTATAGCCTATCCCATTACGAAGGAGATGTTCAAAGGATTATATCTGAAATCGAATCATGGAGGAGCATCATACAGACAGCTATACCAACGTTGCTTGTAATATTTATGGGGGCTTGGAGTGATAGAACGGGGAATAGAAAACTGTGCATTCTGATGCCATTATTTGGAGAattgtttgtagctttgagtaatattttaagtactttttacTTTAGGGAAGTGTCTGTTGAAGTTACTATGTTTTTGGAGTCTATATTTCCAGCAATCACTGGAGGTTGGGTGATGGTGTATCTAGGAGTATTCAGTTACATCAGTGATATAACAACAGAAGAGTCAAGAACTTTTAGAGTGGGCCTAGCGAATTTGTGTATGACAGCCGGAGTACCTTTAGGAACGGCACTGAgtggaattttgttaaaattgtgGGGTTATTAtggaattttctttttgtcaaGTGTTATCTATatagcaaatataatatatgccCTAAAACGGTTAAAGAGTAATTCGAAACCTAGTACTACTGATACTGAAAAG AAAAACCCGCCGACATTTAAAGATTTGACAAGTATGGTCAAAGAAACCATAGCAGTCGCATTCAAAAAGAGAGAAGGAAATTtcagaaagaaaattatagtGACATTGGCGATTGTTACAATTATATACGGACCTAATCACG gtgaaagaATAATAACTTACATGTACGTGAGATACCGTTTGAGATGGGATGCTTTGAAATACAGTATGTATTCCACTTATAGCATAATTATGCATTCTATAG GAGCATTGTTTTCAATCAGCGTGTTCAGCAAGCGCCTGGGTTACCACGATTCTAATCTTTGCCTGATCTCCGTTGTCAGTAAGCTGGTCGGGTCGGTTTATATCGCGTTCGTACAGACGGACGTACAAATGTATCTGG tgcCTATAGTGGAAATCCTAAATGCCACTACGTTCACTTCATTGAGGTCGTTAGCTTCAAAACTGGTTCCAAACGAAGAGTCAG GCAAGATGAACTCGCTGTTCAGTTTGGTGGAGACGCTTGGAGCCTTGATGTTTGACCCTACATACTCCACGATCTACTCACACACCGTCAACAAATTCACAGGAACAGTCTACATCTTTAGCGCAGTGATGACTTTACCAGTTATCGCAATGTTAAT ggTGGAATTTACACAGAGCTAG
- the LOC128670975 gene encoding proton-coupled folate transporter-like produces the protein MGTVEEEPLKTSKTQTIELKEKTWKEKIQYVKENITLEPVLTCYVIPGTISRLATQNLNLDKACRVNKNFGEEVCNALLARQGNKYINEELEVQELIAAMESWKNVLLTAIPSFLILFLGAWSDRTKKRKLCILLPIFGELLACVSNILNAYFFYELPVEVTMFFEALFPAITGSWAATYMGAFSYISDISSEESRTFRVGVANLCLTAGGPIGAALSGILLEKIGYYGVFSISSVLYGCSIAYGYFYITDPEGNNEKDSVQNEPKGVWNSLKTFFDLQHVKNTLEVAFKKGPNHRRTKSILVLLSIGFIYGPTYGEFTMRYLFTRYRFNWDAVMYSLFSTCHILTHALGALISISVFSRRLKWHDSVLGLISTTSKIIGGVCTGFARNSMEMYIAVIIESFNATSFTALRSISSKLVTKDELGKMTSLFNLMEILTSMVFGPIYSSVYKWTVKTDASVMYYMSTVLTIPPILIFVWFFMEHRSTVRKEKSGKAEESQKELEKLEKNSASENKDEFFFSSIEIDLPD, from the exons ATGGGAACTGTTGAGGAAGAACCATTAAAAACAAGCAAAACGCAAACAATTGAACTAAAAGAAAAGACATGGAAGGAGAAAATCCAATATGTGAAGGAGAACATAACTTTAGAACCAGTTTTAACTTGCTACGTAATCCCTGGAACCATTTCAAGGTTGGCAACACAGAATCTGAACCTAGACAAAGCATgtagagtaaataaaaacttcggTGAAGAAGTTTGCAATGCATTACTGGCTAGACaaggaaataaatacatcaatGAGGAATTGGAAGTCCAGGAGCTAATAGCCGCTATGGAAAGCTGGAAGAACGTTTTACTAACAGCTATACCGAGTTTTCTAATACTGTTTTTGGGTGCATGGAGTGACAGGACCAAGAAGCGGAAATTATGTATTCTCTTACCTATATTTGGCGAGTTGTTGGCGTGTGTTAGCAATATACTAAATGCTTACTTTTTTTACGAATTACCGGTTGAGGTAACGATGTTTTTTGAAGCACTTTTCCCAGCTATTACTGGAAGTTGGGCAGCTACGTATATGGGCGCGTTTAGTTATATTAGTGACATATCGAGTGAAGAATCTAGAACTTTCCGGGTTGGTGTTGCCAACCTTTGCCTCACAGCCGGTGGTCCGATAGGGGCCGCTCTTAGTGGGATCTTGTTGGAAAAAATTGGTTACTATGGAGTATTTTCGATAAGTTCTGTGTTGTATGGATGTAGTATTGCCTacggttatttttatatcacagATCCCGAAGGAAATAATGAAAAGGATAGTGTTCAG AATGAACCAAAAGGAGTCTGGAATTCTTTAAAGACATTTTTCGATTTGCAACACGTGAAGAACACTTTGGAAGTGGCGTTCAAAAAAGGGCCCAATCATAGACGAACCAAATCTATACTGGTTCTTCTTAGTATTGGATTTATCTATGGACCTACTTAcg GGGAGTTCACAATGCGCTATTTGTTCACCCGCTACCGTTTCAACTGGGACGCCGTCATGTACAGTTTGTTTAGCACCTGCCACATCCTGACCCATGCTCTTG GTGCTTTAATCTCAATCAGTGTTTTCAGCCGTCGACTTAAATGGCACGATTCTGTACTGGGCTTAATATCCACCACCAGTAAGATCATCGGTGGAGTCTGCACCGGCTTTGCCAGGAACTCTATGGAGATGTACATTG CTGTAATAATTGAGTCATTCAATGCAACGTCCTTCACTGCTCTCCGTTCTATCTCGTCTAAACTTGTCACGAAAGATGAACTAG gtaAAATGACCTCACTGTTCAATTTAATGGAAATCCTGACTTCCATGGTATTCGGCCCTATATACTCCAGTGTATACAAGTGGACAGTAAAAACTGATGCCAGCGTCATGTACTATATGAGTACAGTTCTAACAATACCacctattttgatttttgt gtGGTTTTTCATGGAGCACAGAAGTACTGTACGCAAAGAAAAATCCGGTAAAGCTGAAGAATCGCAGAAGGAGCTGgaaaaactagaaaaaaatagcgcttcagaaaataaagatgaatttttttttagtagcATTGAAATTGATCTACCAGATTAa
- the LOC128670961 gene encoding proton-coupled folate transporter-like isoform X1: MSANEKKLSPEEEPLKEDAAKKTKKTLSEHIRYIKTNITVEPVLAGLIIPSMLSRLAIQNLNLDKACRVKLDLGDEICDALVEKRDNYSLSHYEGDVQRIISEIESWRSIIQTAIPTLLVIFMGAWSDRTGNRKLCILMPLFGELFVALSNILSTFYFREVSVEVTMFLESIFPAITGGWVMVYLGVFSYISDITTEESRTFRVGLANLCMTAGVPLGTALSGILLKLWGYYGIFFLSSVIYIANIIYALKRLKSNSKPSTTDTEKKNPPTFKDLTSMVKETIAVAFKKREGNFRKKIIVTLAIVTIIYGPNHGERIITYMYVRYRLRWDALKYSMYSTYSIIMHSIGALFSISVFSKRLGYHDSNLCLISVVSKLVGSVYIAFVQTDVQMYLVPIVEILNATTFTSLRSLASKLVPNEESGKMNSLFSLVETLGALMFDPTYSTIYSHTVNKFTGTVYIFSAVMTLPVIAMLMWILFVDYRQRHQSVQNSQEDVEIKKNEELTEKNN; encoded by the exons ATGTCTGCCAATGAGAAGAAACTGTCTCCGGAAGAAGAACCATTGAAGGAAGATGCagcaaaaaaaacaaaaaagacgTTATCTGAACACATCAGATACATCAAAACTAATATAACGGTGGAACCTGTATTAGCCGGCTTAATTATACCATCAATGCTTTCAAGATTAGCGATCCAAAATCTCAACTTAGACAAAGCTTGCAGAGTAAAACTGGATTTGGGAGACGAAATTTGTGATGCTTTAGTTGAAAAAAGAGATAATTATAGCCTATCCCATTACGAAGGAGATGTTCAAAGGATTATATCTGAAATCGAATCATGGAGGAGCATCATACAGACAGCTATACCAACGTTGCTTGTAATATTTATGGGGGCTTGGAGTGATAGAACGGGGAATAGAAAACTGTGCATTCTGATGCCATTATTTGGAGAattgtttgtagctttgagtaatattttaagtactttttacTTTAGGGAAGTGTCTGTTGAAGTTACTATGTTTTTGGAGTCTATATTTCCAGCAATCACTGGAGGTTGGGTGATGGTGTATCTAGGAGTATTCAGTTACATCAGTGATATAACAACAGAAGAGTCAAGAACTTTTAGAGTGGGCCTAGCGAATTTGTGTATGACAGCCGGAGTACCTTTAGGAACGGCACTGAgtggaattttgttaaaattgtgGGGTTATTAtggaattttctttttgtcaaGTGTTATCTATatagcaaatataatatatgccCTAAAACGGTTAAAGAGTAATTCGAAACCTAGTACTACTGATACTGAAAAG AAAAACCCGCCGACATTTAAAGATTTGACAAGTATGGTCAAAGAAACCATAGCAGTCGCATTCAAAAAGAGAGAAGGAAATTtcagaaagaaaattatagtGACATTGGCGATTGTTACAATTATATACGGACCTAATCACG gtgaaagaATAATAACTTACATGTACGTGAGATACCGTTTGAGATGGGATGCTTTGAAATACAGTATGTATTCCACTTATAGCATAATTATGCATTCTATAG GAGCATTGTTTTCAATCAGCGTGTTCAGCAAGCGCCTGGGTTACCACGATTCTAATCTTTGCCTGATCTCCGTTGTCAGTAAGCTGGTCGGGTCGGTTTATATCGCGTTCGTACAGACGGACGTACAAATGTATCTGG tgcCTATAGTGGAAATCCTAAATGCCACTACGTTCACTTCATTGAGGTCGTTAGCTTCAAAACTGGTTCCAAACGAAGAGTCAG GCAAGATGAACTCGCTGTTCAGTTTGGTGGAGACGCTTGGAGCCTTGATGTTTGACCCTACATACTCCACGATCTACTCACACACCGTCAACAAATTCACAGGAACAGTCTACATCTTTAGCGCAGTGATGACTTTACCAGTTATCGCAATGTTAAT GTGGATACTATTTGTAGACTATAGACAGAGACATCAATCTGTTCAAAACAGCCAAGAAGACGTGGAAATTAAGAAAAACGAAGAGTTGACAGAGAAGAACAATTAG